Genomic window (Capsicum annuum cultivar UCD-10X-F1 chromosome 10, UCD10Xv1.1, whole genome shotgun sequence):
GCCCGACAATCAAATTCGGACTTTGAGTTGCTGTTCATGCTGGCCTGGCTCGTCCATAGCAAATTCGTGCGTAATCTTATTAGAATAGTCTCTCTATCTCCCGAGTCTAAGATAAGCGTTACGTCTACCTACATTCTATTCTATAGAGAATAGGGGATTGAATTGTTCATGTTTGGGCCTGATAATCAAGTCCGAGCTTGAAGTTCTTGTTCGTGTTTGCCCGGCTTGTCCATAACGAATTCGGGGGTAATTTTTATCTCCTGAATCCAATTTATAATGGGCTTGAAGAGACCTAAACGAGTTCATATCCGGACAAGTTTGACTTTGTTTCATTTTTCCAAAAAACACTTTTCACTATTCTCATGATcaaatactattatttttacgGTTTCTTTTTCCcgctaaagtgaaataattttctacaaaaaaaaagtgaaaaaattctCATGACCAAATACCGACCTAGAGAGGATAAAGCATTCACAAATCTCGATAGGCAAAGTAGTGCAAAaatagaaagattgttttgaataGACGCTCGATTCAAGAAAAACAAATCAGGCAAAAAAAAAAGGGGGTGTAACGACATAAACATAtatcttaacttatcatatttacataaattttcaccattACACagtaattataaaaaattcaactgaTTAtttatcttcattggatgtatagGGAGTTAATTATGCATCTCGatagactcaaaataaaaaaaaaatgtatcgagagttaattatgtatatttacaaagaaaaaataacatctcCATTGAATTTATTATACATATCGACAGACTCAAAATCAGAAAAAacgtatcgggagctaattatatatctcgacagatCTAAAATCGAAACTTTAAGTAATTATGCACAATATCGAGATGTTTTATAACTAAGCTCCAAACTAtcggaatttatgttgttttccCTGAGTATAAATAATAGGGAAATGAGTCGGAAATATACGTAAACTTTGGCGAAATTCTTTGTAACATGCCTTAACGTTGCGGGAATTCTGTGACTCCCCTCGATTATTTATTATCGTATttctgtggcatatatttatCCAGCAGGACCACTTTAAACCCTCATGCGCTCAGCGTGAGTGTATTCACGCAGTGGTCCAACTAGACAAATATTTGCCACagaaatacaataataaatagtCGAAGGGGGTCATAGGATTTCCACAACGTTAAGACGTGTTACGACGAATGTTGCGAAAGTTTATATACATTTCGAAACCTTTTTCCCTAAttaataagaataatattttacAGCATGAAAAACATTCTTGAAAAAAAACATAACAGTACCATAGGCAACAAACCATTCAATTAATCTGTCAGTAAACAAATCTATCTCACCAAATCTGGCAGCTCAAagtacacaatctgaaagttcaAGTTTACAAAACAAATATTCAAtctttttcacttcaaattttgTAAATCTGTATAGAAATCTGCAACATCAAATCTTGTTTTCTTTGTAATCGTGGTGTTCGAGTCAGCCTTTGCCTAACTGAATCTTGATTTtatctttttcagtttttttcaaGAACCCCATTTGCTTAGAAATGCCTATAAATCCAAAAATCTAAtctttttcacttcaaattttgTATATCTGAGTAGAAAGTGGTGTCTGAGCTAGCTTTTGCGTGCCTGTGGTGTCTGAGTCAGCTTTCGCGTACCTTAAACTGAATATTGAggttttttttccagttttttcAAGAACCCCATTTGTTAGAAATGCCTATGAATCCAAAAATCTTCATTAAATTGCTCAACACCCCAGATCAGATGAGTTTGTGATTGTTTTCTTAACATCAAATCTTGTTTTTCTTGAATAACCGTGTTGTCCGAGTCAGCTTTCGCGTACCGACTGAATCTTGATTCTTTTTCAAGAACCTCATTTGCTTAGAAATGCCTACAAttccaaaaatatcaaattagTTGATGATTTGTTCTCTTTAACATCAAATCTTGTTTTTTACTTTATTGAATAACAGTGGTGTCCGAGTCAGCTTTCGCATACCTTTGACTGAATATTGattctttttcagtttttcaagAACCCCATTTGCTTAGAAATGCCTTCAATTCCCAAAATATCAAATTAGTTGATGATTTGTTCTCTTTAAACATCaaatcttgttttttttttctttttttgataactGTGGTGTTCGGCTCAGCTTTCGCTCACTTCactaaatcttgatttttttcttggtaaTCGTAGTGTCTGGGCTAGCTTTTGTGCTCCTAGACTAAATCTTTattgtttttcttcattttttcaagAACCCCATGGGGTTAAAAATGCCTGCAAACCCAAAAATCTTTACTGCTAGATCATCCTATTGGTATAACTACAATTCACGTAGATCAGCAATCTTGATTCTATGTTTTCTTATTGGTTTTGCTGGTTTTGTTTTCGGGTTTATTGCGATTTCAAGGAGGGGTTTAGGAAATAGCTGTAAATATGCTGAACCTAGATCTGTTTCTGTTGCTTGGGATAAAACTGTGATGAGTAGAGGAGATGTTGTGGATGATGAAAATGGGCTTGGGGTTAGTGATGGAGGGTACAAGAGGCATAAAGTTATGGGATTTGTTGGAATTCAGACTGGATTTGGATCGGTTGCTCGGAGGAGATCGTTGCGAAAGACTTGGTTTCCCTCTGATCACAATGGACTTCAAAAGTATGGACTTTTTGTTATTCTGTCTAAATGTGAATGTTCTTTAATGCATACTCTAtgttgagctgagggtctatcggaaacagcctctctaccttcatgaggtagaggtaaggtatACGTACACTCTACCATGTCGTTGTATGAGTCGTATACACGTAGTTTCTTGCATTTGATATCTGTTAACATTTGGTGTCTATTAGTCGTATACATGTAGTTTCTTGCGTTCGGTATCTGTTAACATTTGTTGTCTATTGTGTTTCAGTTACGACATTATTTCGTTGTTGTTAGTGTTCTTTTTTCTGAATGTTCTATATTGCTTTCCTTATCAATTGACATGTTTTCTTCACTACCATATTTCCTTTTTTCATAACTACTTTGATTTGCtgcacttgagccgagggtcttttgGAAACAGTCTCCCTACCTCCACGAgctaggggtaaggtctgcgtatactCTATCGTGCCCATACCCCATTTGTGGGATTacgctgggtatgttgttgttgtagaagaTTAAGGACGCTATTTCTGTAGAAGATTTTGGATTTCAGATCTTAATTTGCTCTTGGATCCAAATAGAGCTGAATTATTTCCTTCAAGGTCAAATGGATGATGACGGTAATGATACAAAATGAGCTTAATTCATATAGCCGATCCCAACTTGTTTGGGATTGAGGCATAGTTGTCGTCTTGGTATAGTCAAATAGAGCTGAATTGATTCATAAGCAAGATGTTGTTTTGATAAGGTCAAATAGAGCTGAATTGATTCATATGCCTATCCCAACATTTTTGGGATTGAGGTGTAGTTGTTGggatcggaaacaacctctctaccttcatGAGGTAGAGGTGTAAGGTATACGTACCGTACACCCTCCCCACCCTCCCTAGACTCTACTTGTGTGATTACACTTAGTATGTCGTTGTTGTTGTAATTCATACTCTATCTGATACAACCTCTCTACCTTtatgaggtagaggtaaggtatGCGCACACATTACCCTCCCCACCCCAGACGacacttgtgggattatactgggAATGTTGTCGTTCATTGTAATTCATACTCTATTTTGAGCTGAGGGTCTGTccgaaacagcctctctaccttcatgaggtagaggtaaggtatACGTACGCTACACCCTTCCCACCCTCCCTAGACtctacttgtgggattacacttaGTATGTCGTTGTTGTTGTAATTCATACTCTTATCTGATACAACCTCTCTACCTTTACGAGGTAGAGGTAAGGTATGCGCACACACTATCCTCCCCACCCAGACGACACTTGTGGGATTTTACTGGGAatgttgttgttcattgtaagGGTCTATCGGGAACAACCTCCCTACCTTCACGAGGTAGGGGTAGGTCTACATACACTCCACCTTCCTTacaccccacttgtgggattgctatgggtatgttgttgttgttgttgtaatttgtACTCCATTTCTGTAGAAGATTTTGGTTTTTGGATCTTAAATTGCTCTTGGATCCAAATAGAgctaaattgatttttctttataaGGTCAAATGTATGTTGATGGTAATGATACGAAATGAGCTTAATTCATATAGCCGACCCCAACTTGTTTGGGATTGAGGTATAGTTGTTATTGTTTCGAATTTCGATAAGGTCAAATAGAGGTGAATTGATTCATATGCCGATCCGGACTTGTTTGGGCTTAAGGTGTAGTTGACTGACAAATTGATAGATACTATGTACTCCAACTTCAGTTTTGAAAGCGAAAAAGTAGCTTCATTCAGTTTTGTGTTCTCACCACTAATGTTGTATTGTTAAAAAACACCCAATGTCTCTGTGGTTTTCATAAATCTGattcaaaaaaataacaattccaTGTTCTCCGAATCATTTGTCACATGCTGGCTATCTGATCTGACTGTGTCCTGAAACTTGACCAGCAAGAACTTACTGGAAATTGATCAACATGTTTTAGATTATTAACTTACTTAAAGCATGTGAAAACGGAATGCAATGTGACGTAATGGTTACTGCAAAGTCATTAAGTTTTAAGGACAAAAGAAAACAGAAGAAGTTTGGTTAGTTAATCATCAGGCGCTGCGAATTGCTCATTGAAGTTGGCCGGAGAATTACTTTTATATGTAGTTGACTACCCCggatttgtttgtttttttcgACCATATTTTGCTGAACGAGCTGAATGAACGTTGCAGGTTAGAAGAAGCCACTGGATTGGCTTTTAGATTTGTTATTGGCAAAACAAGTGATAAATCCAAGATGTCAGCGCTTAAGAAAGAGGTAGCGGAATATGATGATTTTGTACTATTAGACATTGAAGAAGAGTACAGTAAGCTCCCATACAAAACGTTAGTTCTGACATTTACTATTCGTTAGTTTCTTCTGTTTGTGATGTACACTTACGCCAAGATGTTTTTACAGCTTAGCGTTTTTCAAGGCTGCCTACGCACTTTATGATTCTGAGTTCTATGTTAAAGCTGATGATGACATATACTTACGGCCAGGTAGCTAGAATTGTTCTTTAATTGAGGTCTGTGTGTTATGATTACTATGATACTGTAATTTTTGATGAACGCGTGTTGCTTTGATATTCCATGAACAGATCGCCTTTCATTGCTCTTGGCGAAAGAGCGGTCTCACTCGCAGACATACCTTGGATGCATGAAAAAGGGTCCAGTTTTCACCGACCCAAAGCTCAAATGGTTAGTTTGATAGCAGTTTCCTATATACTAATATAATTAGCAAAATAATTTTACTTGGTGGGACTATTAAATAGGAGTTCAAATACgattaaaaaaatgatttctaCTGGAAGTCATAAGATTGCAACTTACTGTATTTATAAGGATAACGAGTAAATATCAAATGTGCTAAAAGCTCCGAGAAATAGCAAAGGTTGAGGGATTTGTGACATAGGTTACAGGTTCGAGCCCTGCGCCATGCCAACTAAGCCTGTTAGTTAAGTGGAGAAGAGTAGAGGGGCAGACCATTATCCCCGAGTTTCAAAGGTTCCGGTTGGTTCAACAGGTTTGGCCCAGACAGATTTCTCGGTCATCATAAAAAGAGAAGATCAAAATATGCTAAATTATCAGTTTTATGGAGGAAACTTATGTTGTCGATTATCAGGATTATTGTTCTTATTATCTTCGGTATTGTCTCATTGAATCTGTACAACTACGACAGGTATGAACCACTTTCATCTATTCTCGGGAAGGAGTATTTTCTACATGCTTACGGTCCTATTTATGCTCTTTCTGCTGATGTCGTCGCAAGTTTGGTTGCTCTGAAGAACAACAGGCAAGTGTGCTTTATTCAAATATTTCTGCGTTTCATCTGTTCTGGGGAAGTGATTTTATCAATTAGGAGGAAACTTCGTTGCGTATGATGTAACTTAATTCAATAACATCTGCTAACTATTTGTGAAATACCGCTTCTGTTTTTCTCCGACTTGAGTAATGGTTATTATTTCTGTCCTTGTGGCGTAAGCCGTCTGGTAATAACCTCGCCGTGCAGCCGTAGTTAGAATTCTATCGGACCGTAAGGCAACAGTCCGAGTATACAAAACTTTAAATGATGTGACTAATGGAGTAGCTTGTTCCATCTAAGCTAAGGTACTAATCGGAAATCAATCATTGTTAAAATATAGGGAAAAAGGAGGATGTATCGGCAACTTCTTTGACACGATGAGATGATTTTTCGGTAACACTAGAATTGTCAATGATAGACATTTTCCAGTACATTTCGGCAACAGGAAACTACTCTTATAATTCTTCAAGTTGAGAATGTCTATTGTCGTTTGGAAGATTAAAAGTTTAGATTAAACGCAAGATCGTTATGGTAAAAAGCTGGATATATCCTTTCACGTCTAAGTCACAGTGTTTCTTGGGGTTCGTTCTTTATTTTATTGAGCCTTTTATATCTGTTTTTTTTCTAGTCAAAATAGGATAGCTCATTAGTTCTCTCGTTTTCCTGTGAATTATCAGTTTCCGAATGTTTAGCAACGAGGATGTTACCATTGGCGCCTGGATGCTTGCGATGAATGTCAATCACGAGAATAACAAGCAACTATGTCAACCAGAGTGTACGGCATCGTCTATTGCTGTGTGGGATATTCCGAGTTGTTCAGGTTTGTTCCTTTAGCCTTTCCTTAAGAGCACCATTTCACAGATGCCCTCACGGTGTTTAAATTTGTGTCGACGAATATGAAATAACGCTCTTGCTTTTGGTGCATCCGGATGATGAAATTTGAACGTTCGACCCCGCAGATGAAAAATTGTTTGATTTTGTGTAATCCCTATGCATGGTGTACATTGCTataggtctatcgaaaacaacctcacTAGCTCACAAAGAgtggggtaaggtctgcgtaaatcttaggtctatcgaaaacaacctcacTAGCTCACAAAGGgcggggtaaggtctgcgtaaatcttaggtctatcgaaaacaacctcacTAGCTCACAAAGGTAAGGGTAAGGCCCTGTGGCGGAGCCACCTTTGCtccagggggttcatccgaacctccttcgaccgaaaattatactgtttttatactatttttacatggttaaaaatattttttatgcatatatagtagatgttgaatcccCTTTGACTAGTTCGTATATATACTTCTGTaccccctcaatgaaaatcctggctccgccactggtaaggtctgcgtaaatcttaggtctatcgaaaacaacctcgcTAGCtcacaaaggtaggggtaaggtctgcgtaaaTCTTAGATCCATCGAAAACAACCTCACTAGCtcacaaaggtaggggtaaggtctacgtaaatcttatcctccccagactCTACTCGTGgattacactgagtatgttgttatcCGTGGTGATGCACATATTGCTATTAGAAAAAAATCCAACATGTACTATTAGTTTACGATGTGATTATGTTTCAAACGCTAACAAATACATCGCCTAGTTATTTGTTATTGCATTTTCACACTTGTTTGTTGATCATCGATCGCTGTTTTCTGCTTGCATTTCTGGGAGACGCTCCAAATTCATTTAGTACAGTTAATCGACAAGGTATCATGGTTCCACGAGCACAACCTTTCCTGGTTTCTTGTGCGATGAACTCGCCATTGAACTAGCTAAATGTCATCGTTGTTGTTGTCAACTATCTCTGATACATCGTTTCATTAATTTTATCGTCCAGGTCTGTGTAAACCCGAGAAGAAAATGTTGGAACTTCATGCGAACGACGTCTGCTCAAAGAGTCCGACTCTACCATCAGAAGACGATTGATGAGATCTTGATCAACGTCGACTTCTGGATTTCGGTCACAATGTGCATTTTGCAAGCCACATATGAGATATAGATGTaagaactatatatatatatttttttttaccatcGCTGTTGCGTAGAACTTAAATGGAGCGACATAGACAGTGATCGATGATTCATATAGCCGAACTCAACTTGCTCGGGATCGAAGCATAGTTGTTGTAACTGTCTTGTGTTTTGGTTTGTTTGAAATGTGATTATGTGAATCAACTGCAATTATGTGAGTTCTTAACCAACATTattaacataaacatacaccttaacgtatcatatttacataaatctCCACCCTttcaaagtaattacaaaaatcgcAACTAATTATGTggcttcgttggatgtatcgagagctaattatgtatctcgacaggcccaaaatcgaaaaaaaatgtGTTGGgatctaattatgtatctttactaaggaaaaaatgtataaggaaaaaatgtatcttcgttcgatatattatgtatctcgacggatcaaaaatcgaaaaaaaaatgtacgagctaattatgtatctttacaaaggaaaaaaatatatcttcattggatgtattgggagctaattatgtatctcgacagacccaaaatctcaattttgggtctatcgagaaacataattagctcccgatacatctaacgaagatatatttttttctttgtaaagatacataattaactcccgatacattttttgtgtttataaaaacaattatataaatttaaaattttgtgtttgacatatatataaaggaaaatgGTTTGTTTCCACTCCGAATTATACACGAAATTACTAAGACATACTCGAACttctggactaattaaaatcgtatttttgacaatcttagtgcctacgtggcacatacgtgaggttgtcaaaaatacggttttaattgGTTCAGAGGTAATAgaaccctcctaaagttcgaTTGTGTCTCGATAATTTCATGTATAGTTTAGGATGGAAACTGGGCATTTtccttatattatatatatgtcaaacacaaaattttaaatttatataattgtTTTTTATAATTGTTTCCAAGTGATATCCAAAATGTCAAAACATTGGACCATTAATAAAAGCACTTTAGGACAAAAATGTCTAATGTCAAGACATAAAGAAAACTCACTTTCTTGAGTAACtttcaattattatatttattttatttctcatgatatccatataatttttttttataaacaaaaAGGAATCcaatgaactaaaaaaaaaaacactccgATACATTAAAACTTCCATTATGTATAGAAAGAGGCGGAGTAAGCTTAATAATAGAGGGTTCggcgacgaaaaattatactattaatacatgattaaaatgattatatatatattgtagaggTTGAACTCTCTTCGATGtgtttttcttcagattttgaactCCCTTAGCagaaattctggctccgcctctATGTGTAGGGTTCGAAAAAAGGTCAGATCACAAGAATCTATTGTATGCAGTTTCTCCTTACACTTCTGTGGGGTTATTTCCACGGCTTgatttatttttacacttttttatCCTAAAAGCGAGTGCGTAAAAGAACTTTTTAGCTTTCCCAAACGTCAGTACTAATACTTCAAAAAAGGTACTTAAAAgccaaaaatacttaaaaataagtcaattcaaacaCCCTCGTAGATGTTGAATCCCAATTTCTCCGTAAGATTGATTCTTATACTGCCTCTGTCCAACAATACTTATctactatactaaaaatagatgatcAGCAATACGGTCAGTTTGAAAAATCTATGGATAATTTATTCCTTTTTACCGACCTATTTTATCCTTgctattatatatattattctcaCTCAATGTATTTTTcaagacattaaatttattatattcaaaaagtgatacaataaaattactcttattatttattgtttcttaacgCGTTGTTAAACAAAGAAAGTATATTTTAATTCGTTTTATTCACAACTATTACACATGACAAGCATTGACAATAGGTCGTATATCGATAACCTGTTAAACTTctcaataaattttattttaaaactcatAGTATTTGGATACTTAAATACAACAAAGCATTCCTATACGACACTTATTCCCTAACACTCACATCGATAATTTAATCACTTAAAATATATCGCCTCCTTTATATTATGCGTATCAGCGTCAATAAGCCATAAACCTTAATCTATTTCGATTAAGGCAGATCGATGAATgtaattaaaaaagataatatattttatatgacTAATTTATATACGTAATGAACATTTGAGAAcaaacacaa
Coding sequences:
- the LOC107845509 gene encoding probable beta-1,3-galactosyltransferase 14, with the translated sequence MGLKMPANPKIFTARSSYWYNYNSRRSAILILCFLIGFAGFVFGFIAISRRGLGNSCKYAEPRSVSVAWDKTVMSRGDVVDDENGLGVSDGGYKRHKVMGFVGIQTGFGSVARRRSLRKTWFPSDHNGLQKLEEATGLAFRFVIGKTSDKSKMSALKKEVAEYDDFVLLDIEEEYSKLPYKTLAFFKAAYALYDSEFYVKADDDIYLRPDRLSLLLAKERSHSQTYLGCMKKGPVFTDPKLKWYEPLSSILGKEYFLHAYGPIYALSADVVASLVALKNNSFRMFSNEDVTIGAWMLAMNVNHENNKQLCQPECTASSIAVWDIPSCSGLCKPEKKMLELHANDVCSKSPTLPSEDD